GCTTCCGGAGAAGAGCATGGCAGCCGGAGCTTCGCACAAAAGATGAGTTGTTTTCTAAGGGGGTTGTACTTTGAAGATTCGAGAACCTGCGAATATATCCGCATGGTCGTAGAGAAATTGGAAGATTTTAATTTATCTATGGAAGCACTGATAAACTATTTAGGTGAATTAAAAAGAGAAATTTATTTATGCGGGTGGGGAGATTTTCCGGATTGCATGAAAAAGTGACATACGCTACAATGTATTTGAGAGCTTGCATCAAACAACCGGAGAAACGAGAAAAGCATTTGTTCAGAAAGGAGGCAAGCAAGGTGACAAAATTTGTATTTGATGAAGATATTTATAAATTAATTGTTGAGCAGCTGGATGTAGCCGTTATCACAGACAAGAACGGAAGATACGTTTATGTTACAAAATCCTGGGAGGAGTACTATGGAATAAAGCTGGAAGACATAAAAGGCAAGTATGTCCGAGACGTCTTTCCCACCTCCAGAATTCATGAAGCTCTTGAAACAAAGCAATCTCTTATTGGGATTCCCGCCCCTCTTGTAAATGAAAAACAGGAACAGGGATTTTGCAGCTATATTCCAATCATTAAGGATGGAGAGGTGGCTGCCGGATTTATACACGTCATTTTTCACAGTGAAAAATCTGCATTGGACTTTTCCAAAAGATTAAATGCCATGATGGATGAGTTAAATTATTATAAGCAAGAGGTCAAACAACTGAGAAAAAGCAAGTATAGCATGGATGATATTATTGGAAAAAGCGATTTAGTGCTCGATTTAAAAGAACAAATACAGCGGGCGGCAAAATCCTCTTCGACCGTGCTGATTGAAGGGGAAACAGGCTGCGGTAAAGAACTGGTTGCCCATTCTATTCACCATTTAAGCGAACGGGCATCGAAGCCGCTCATTAAGATAAACTGTGCAGCGATTCCTTCTGAGCTTTTTGAATCCGAACTCTTTGGATATGAATACGGGGCTTTTACCGGAGCAGATAAAAAGGGGAAAAAAGGAAAATTTGAAATGGCCAGCGGAGGCAGCTTGTTCTTGGACGAGATTAATCAGATGCCCTTGGTGATGC
This region of Aminipila luticellarii genomic DNA includes:
- a CDS encoding sigma-54 interaction domain-containing protein, which gives rise to MTKFVFDEDIYKLIVEQLDVAVITDKNGRYVYVTKSWEEYYGIKLEDIKGKYVRDVFPTSRIHEALETKQSLIGIPAPLVNEKQEQGFCSYIPIIKDGEVAAGFIHVIFHSEKSALDFSKRLNAMMDELNYYKQEVKQLRKSKYSMDDIIGKSDLVLDLKEQIQRAAKSSSTVLIEGETGCGKELVAHSIHHLSERASKPLIKINCAAIPSELFESELFGYEYGAFTGADKKGKKGKFEMASGGSLFLDEINQMPLVMQPKLLRVLQENEVEKIGGKESIPINIRLIAASNTSLEKMISDNTFRSDLFYRLNVLNIKVPALRERKEDIPLLVDHMIKKFNFQLGLSVQGIHSNVIEKFREYEWPGNIRELQNVVERGMNMALTGVMEWKHFEAYFENKSLRHVERHKKNGDLLIKQAKKNLEKEILLESLEKYGSNKTRCAKELGISRTLLYKKIKEYDLKV